In Flavobacterium endoglycinae, one DNA window encodes the following:
- a CDS encoding inorganic diphosphatase → MTADKLTTFDVLIEIPRGSRNKYEYDFEIKRMRFDRMLFSSMMYPADYGFIPETLALDGDPLDVLVLVNEPTFPGCVMEVKPIGVFHMADDKGPDEKIICVPVSDPIWNSLNDLSDINPHLVKEIEHFFQVYKDLENKKVDVEGWGDVKEAYEIIAECTKRFDDIENKPAGLFSIK, encoded by the coding sequence ATGACCGCAGACAAACTAACGACTTTCGATGTATTAATCGAAATCCCAAGAGGTAGCAGAAATAAATATGAGTACGATTTTGAAATCAAAAGAATGCGTTTCGACAGAATGCTATTCTCTTCAATGATGTACCCAGCAGATTACGGATTTATTCCAGAAACGCTAGCTTTAGATGGCGACCCTCTTGATGTATTGGTTTTAGTAAACGAACCAACATTCCCTGGATGTGTTATGGAGGTAAAACCAATTGGGGTTTTCCACATGGCAGATGATAAAGGACCAGACGAAAAAATTATTTGTGTACCAGTATCAGATCCAATCTGGAATTCATTAAACGATCTTTCTGATATTAACCCGCACTTAGTAAAAGAAATTGAGCACTTTTTCCAAGTTTACAAAGACCTTGAAAACAAAAAAGTAGATGTAGAAGGATGGGGAGATGTTAAAGAAGCTTACGAAATTATCGCTGAATGCACTAAACGTTTTGATGATATTGAAAATAAACCGGCAGGATTATTCAGTATTAAATAA
- a CDS encoding DNA-3-methyladenine glycosylase family protein, producing the protein MQEAIDFLSSKSPVFLEIIEKYGLPPIPRRPQGFETLVLLILEQQVSIDSAKATFFKIKAYKTCNPENMAVLSDEEFRSLGVSRQKTKYIKILAEAVLNKELDIEGLALKTAREVREELIKLKGIGNWTIDIYLMFCLEEPDMIPLGDIAVVNTMKELFNIHDKQEMEIHAEQWSPYRSYATYLLWHHYLTKRNRKITY; encoded by the coding sequence ATGCAAGAAGCCATAGATTTTCTTTCATCCAAAAGTCCAGTATTTCTAGAGATAATCGAAAAATACGGATTACCACCAATTCCAAGACGTCCGCAAGGTTTTGAAACCTTGGTTTTGTTGATATTGGAGCAGCAGGTTTCTATTGATTCGGCGAAAGCCACATTTTTTAAAATCAAAGCTTATAAAACCTGTAATCCCGAAAATATGGCGGTTTTATCTGATGAAGAATTTAGAAGCTTAGGAGTAAGCCGTCAGAAAACAAAATACATTAAAATTTTAGCCGAAGCAGTTCTCAATAAAGAATTGGATATTGAAGGACTCGCTTTAAAAACAGCAAGAGAAGTCAGGGAAGAACTCATCAAGCTAAAAGGCATTGGAAACTGGACAATCGATATCTATTTAATGTTCTGTCTTGAAGAACCCGATATGATTCCGCTTGGTGATATTGCGGTCGTAAATACCATGAAAGAACTATTCAATATTCACGATAAACAGGAAATGGAAATCCATGCAGAACAGTGGAGTCCATATAGATCTTATGCGACCTATTTGCTCTGGCATCATTACTTAACAAAGCGAAACAGGAAAATCACCTATTAA